One genomic window of Sphingomonas ginsengisoli An et al. 2013 includes the following:
- a CDS encoding N-formylglutamate amidohydrolase, whose translation MTETTPLSPIVRPGTGRWPVLLSVPHAGTSYPPALLADSRHGRRALEALEDPLVDRLIWRAAALGIGAVIARAPRGLIDCNRGPLEMDARMIDAEPGHDPGPRARGGLGLVPTRTPRHGELWRRPLSRSELQRRKNSAWTPFHDALAEQLRLLHRRHGEVLLLDVHSMPARAAGLPRLVIGDRHGRSAAAWLGDLVRRTAEGARVSTAFNDPYAGGYVVERHGRPRTGVHALQLEFDRGCYLAADGRSPGAGFDRVARLLEQMARDAGEALLDRQASLEAAE comes from the coding sequence ATGACGGAAACAACGCCGCTGTCGCCGATCGTCCGGCCCGGGACCGGTCGCTGGCCGGTGCTGCTGTCAGTTCCGCATGCCGGGACCTCTTATCCCCCGGCCCTGCTGGCGGATTCCCGCCACGGCCGCCGCGCGCTGGAGGCGCTCGAGGATCCGCTGGTCGACCGGCTAATCTGGCGGGCGGCAGCGCTCGGTATCGGGGCGGTCATCGCGCGCGCGCCGCGCGGGCTTATCGACTGCAATCGCGGACCGCTCGAGATGGACGCGCGGATGATCGATGCTGAGCCGGGGCACGACCCCGGTCCCCGTGCCCGCGGCGGCCTCGGCCTGGTCCCGACCCGCACCCCGCGTCACGGCGAACTGTGGCGGCGACCGCTCAGCCGCAGCGAGCTCCAGCGCCGCAAGAACAGCGCCTGGACCCCCTTTCACGACGCGCTGGCGGAGCAACTGAGACTTCTCCATCGCCGCCACGGCGAAGTGCTGTTGCTCGACGTCCATTCGATGCCGGCGCGCGCGGCAGGATTGCCGCGCCTTGTGATCGGAGACCGCCACGGCCGCAGCGCCGCTGCCTGGCTCGGCGACCTCGTGCGCCGCACAGCGGAAGGCGCCAGGGTCTCGACCGCCTTCAACGACCCCTACGCCGGAGGCTATGTCGTCGAGCGCCACGGTCGCCCGCGCACGGGGGTCCACGCGCTTCAGCTCGAGTTTGATCGCGGTTGTTACTTGGCGGCGGACGGGCGCTCGCCCGGAGCGGGTTTCGACCGCGTTGCCCGGCTGCTTGAACAAATGGCGCGCGACGCTGGCGAAGCCTTGCTCGACCGCCAGGCGTCGCTCGAAGCTGCTGAATAG
- a CDS encoding TonB-dependent receptor plug domain-containing protein produces the protein MTTAAQVPSASSSTAVDDEEGEEVTVIGRRDPTAVIGDIPPENTLTSRDIRAYGASSVAELLQQLSPQLGSIRGRGGEQPVVLLNGRRISGFREIRDLPPEAILRLDILPEEVALKYGYSANQRVVNIVLRSRFRSTSVQAQGTVPTAGGNSSGQADVTRLQIGKTSRTTLNAHVEGNSAITENERLIMLSGPGPDPRPYRTLVGSQELARVGGTHNFSIGKASATVDGQVQQQSGDNLLGPSLIVPGVGLDRHSNTLSGQLNFALNGNQDDWRWSFTGGYQAARTTTETDRETAALTGYTDNARVNTQTGNIDAVLNGSLFKLPAGELAVTLKAGADAESISSRSSRQGVAVDPTHFTRQSVNAGFSVDMPLSRRRSDFDALGNLTLNLNGNVEHLSDVKSLNTIGAGVNWSPSVPFNFILSYTRDESAPTLDQLGDPQLVTPATRVFDFVTGTTVLADVVSGGNPALTPDRRNVTKFGVTWKPWAEKDINLRADYSHTRSSNVISDFPGVTAAVQSAFPDRITRDPVTGTLLRVDVTPVNLYRASRDELRWGINFSKPLTSARPTQAVIDAFRKQFGLPPGGGRPGAGGPPGGGRDGGGGGGRGGGGGNFRQGGRLQFSLYHTWVFRDDAQIGPGGPILSYLNGELVSGGFQPRHKLEAEGGYFNNGLGLRLSGTWQNGGDVQSGTSNLRFSPLAQLNISAFANLGERPDLVLKHPWLRGVQFRLGVNNLFDSKQQVRDNLGAIPFNYQPDLLNPAGRTVSISLRKLFLPPPSFFRRAAADGGGAR, from the coding sequence GTGACCACTGCTGCGCAGGTTCCCTCCGCCAGTTCTTCCACCGCCGTCGACGACGAAGAGGGCGAGGAAGTGACGGTGATCGGGCGCCGCGATCCGACCGCGGTGATCGGCGACATTCCGCCTGAAAATACGCTCACCTCGCGCGACATTCGGGCCTACGGCGCCAGCAGCGTCGCCGAGCTGTTGCAGCAATTGAGCCCGCAGCTCGGCAGCATCCGCGGACGCGGCGGCGAGCAGCCGGTGGTGCTGCTCAACGGCCGGCGGATCTCGGGCTTCCGCGAAATCCGCGATCTGCCGCCCGAGGCGATCCTCCGCCTCGACATCCTGCCCGAGGAAGTCGCACTCAAATATGGCTACAGTGCCAACCAGCGGGTCGTGAACATCGTGCTTCGCTCGCGTTTCCGCTCGACCTCGGTGCAGGCGCAGGGAACCGTCCCGACCGCGGGCGGCAACAGCAGTGGCCAAGCTGACGTGACGCGGCTTCAGATCGGCAAGACCAGTCGCACCACCCTTAACGCGCACGTTGAGGGCAATAGTGCCATCACCGAAAATGAGCGGCTGATTATGCTCAGCGGCCCCGGACCAGATCCGCGGCCGTATCGCACGCTAGTGGGCTCGCAGGAGTTGGCGCGCGTCGGGGGGACGCACAATTTCAGTATCGGCAAGGCCTCGGCGACAGTTGATGGGCAGGTGCAGCAGCAGAGCGGTGACAATCTCCTCGGACCATCGCTGATCGTCCCGGGAGTCGGCCTCGACCGGCACAGCAACACGCTTTCGGGTCAGCTCAACTTCGCCCTCAACGGCAATCAGGACGATTGGCGATGGTCGTTCACGGGCGGCTATCAGGCGGCGCGGACGACCACCGAGACCGACCGCGAAACGGCGGCGCTCACGGGCTACACCGACAATGCCCGGGTCAATACGCAGACCGGCAACATCGACGCGGTGCTTAACGGCAGCCTGTTCAAGCTGCCGGCGGGCGAGCTGGCAGTGACGCTCAAGGCCGGGGCCGACGCCGAGAGTATCTCCAGCCGCTCGTCCCGCCAGGGCGTGGCAGTCGATCCGACCCACTTCACGCGCCAGTCGGTCAACGCCGGCTTCAGCGTGGATATGCCGCTATCGCGTCGCCGCTCGGATTTCGACGCGCTCGGCAATCTAACCCTCAACCTGAATGGCAATGTCGAGCACCTGTCCGACGTCAAGTCGCTCAACACCATCGGTGCGGGGGTTAACTGGTCGCCCTCCGTCCCGTTCAATTTCATCCTCAGCTACACCCGCGACGAGTCTGCTCCGACGCTCGACCAGCTTGGTGACCCGCAACTCGTCACGCCGGCCACCCGCGTGTTCGACTTCGTCACTGGAACGACCGTACTGGCCGACGTGGTAAGCGGCGGCAATCCGGCGCTGACGCCCGACCGCCGCAACGTCACCAAGTTCGGCGTGACCTGGAAGCCATGGGCCGAAAAGGACATCAACCTACGCGCCGATTACAGCCATACGCGGTCGAGCAACGTCATCAGCGATTTCCCGGGCGTGACCGCGGCGGTGCAGAGTGCGTTCCCGGACCGGATTACGCGCGACCCGGTCACCGGTACGCTGCTGCGGGTGGATGTGACGCCGGTGAACCTCTACCGCGCTAGCCGGGACGAGCTGCGCTGGGGGATCAACTTCTCCAAGCCCCTGACGTCGGCACGGCCGACCCAAGCCGTGATAGACGCCTTCCGCAAGCAATTCGGACTGCCGCCAGGCGGTGGGCGGCCCGGCGCAGGTGGGCCGCCAGGTGGCGGCCGAGACGGCGGGGGCGGCGGTGGACGCGGCGGCGGCGGCGGCAACTTCCGCCAGGGCGGGCGCCTGCAATTCTCATTGTACCACACCTGGGTGTTCCGCGATGACGCGCAGATTGGTCCGGGTGGGCCGATCCTGAGCTACCTTAACGGTGAACTTGTCAGTGGCGGCTTCCAGCCGCGTCACAAGCTCGAAGCCGAGGGCGGCTATTTCAATAATGGCCTGGGCTTGCGGCTGTCGGGAACCTGGCAGAATGGCGGCGACGTCCAGAGCGGCACCAGCAATCTACGCTTCTCGCCGCTCGCGCAGCTCAACATTTCGGCATTCGCCAATCTCGGGGAGAGGCCCGACCTGGTGCTCAAGCATCCCTGGCTGCGCGGGGTTCAATTCCGCCTTGGCGTCAATAACCTGTTCGATTCCAAGCAGCAGGTCCGCGACAATCTTGGGGCCATCCCGTTCAACTATCAGCCCGACCTGCTCAATCCGGCCGGACGGACCGTCTCGATCAGCTTGCGGAAGCTGTTCCTGCCGCCACCCTCCTTCTTCCGTCGCGCCGCGGCGGATGGCGGCGGAGCGCGCTAG
- a CDS encoding efflux RND transporter periplasmic adaptor subunit, giving the protein MNAPTTPPREETLERVPPPAGLRRWSTRQKVALGALPVALAGGLLLARSGGSAAPAAPPPVTVTAATPLIRSIAEWDDYSGRFEASRAVEVRPRVSGAIIGVHFTDGAVVRQGQLLFTIDPRPFAAAVAEARAAVAGARSDLALANAELARSDALVAKGFVSRADIDRLRAKVQAAQAELAAAQARVRSRELDLGFTQVRAPITGRISDRRIDPGNLVAGGATGSEATLLTTINALDPIYFAFDASEALFLKARRARETGQAPTEVAIRLQDETDYRWKGRLEFTDNGLDTRSGTIRLRAVVNNGGQFLTPGMFGNLRLASGAPVSALLVPDAAVTTDQARKVVTVVDGDGNLSPHPVSVGPLIDGLRVIRSGLSPSDHVVVDGAQLAMPGTRVKVRMSTIAPAAAPPAPGPVAPVSGTATFSR; this is encoded by the coding sequence ATGAATGCCCCGACCACACCTCCCCGCGAGGAGACGCTCGAAAGGGTTCCCCCGCCCGCCGGCCTCCGGCGCTGGTCGACGCGGCAGAAAGTTGCGCTCGGCGCGCTTCCCGTCGCCCTCGCGGGTGGCCTGTTGCTGGCGCGTAGCGGCGGCTCGGCCGCTCCGGCGGCACCGCCGCCGGTGACGGTGACCGCCGCGACTCCGCTCATCCGCTCGATCGCCGAGTGGGATGATTACAGCGGCCGCTTCGAAGCCAGCCGTGCGGTCGAGGTGCGGCCGCGCGTCTCGGGCGCCATCATTGGCGTTCACTTCACGGACGGCGCGGTGGTCCGCCAAGGCCAATTGCTCTTCACCATCGACCCGCGGCCGTTCGCCGCGGCGGTGGCTGAGGCTCGCGCCGCCGTCGCCGGTGCCCGCAGCGATCTCGCGCTCGCCAATGCCGAGCTGGCGCGGTCCGACGCGCTGGTCGCCAAAGGCTTCGTGTCGCGCGCCGATATCGACCGGCTGCGGGCCAAGGTCCAGGCCGCGCAGGCCGAGCTCGCCGCCGCGCAGGCGCGGGTGCGCTCGCGCGAACTTGACCTCGGCTTCACCCAGGTGCGGGCGCCGATCACCGGGAGGATTTCCGACCGCCGGATCGATCCGGGCAATCTGGTCGCGGGCGGCGCCACTGGCAGCGAGGCGACCTTGCTGACCACCATCAACGCGCTCGACCCGATCTATTTCGCCTTCGACGCGTCCGAGGCGCTGTTCCTCAAAGCGCGGCGGGCACGTGAGACCGGCCAGGCGCCGACCGAAGTCGCCATCCGCCTGCAGGACGAGACCGACTATCGCTGGAAGGGGCGCCTTGAGTTCACCGACAACGGCCTCGACACGCGCTCGGGCACCATTCGCCTCCGCGCGGTGGTGAACAACGGCGGGCAGTTCCTGACCCCGGGGATGTTCGGCAACCTTCGCCTGGCCTCGGGCGCGCCGGTCAGCGCGCTGCTCGTGCCCGACGCGGCGGTGACGACGGATCAGGCGCGCAAGGTCGTGACCGTGGTCGACGGCGACGGCAACCTGTCGCCGCACCCGGTCTCGGTCGGACCGCTGATCGACGGCTTGCGCGTCATCCGCTCGGGGCTCAGCCCCAGCGATCATGTGGTGGTCGACGGCGCGCAGCTCGCGATGCCGGGCACCCGGGTCAAGGTCCGGATGAGCACGATCGCCCCCGCGGCCGCGCCCCCCGCGCCAGGCCCGGTGGCGCCGGTCTCCGGCACCGCGACCTTCTCCCGCTAG
- a CDS encoding SapC family protein translates to MATAAPTALPILYNQLEPLNSQAHGSLKVRGIESLPALAQIHAIPLTVDEFSSAQRHYPIIFSVGDEPVPLALMALNEGLNTFVDKDGKPLDSSVYMPAYLRRYPFLLARLAPDSDELSLCFDPTANAIGDFEDGQALFDGDQPSEATRAILEFCEQFEQAGQRTQFFMTELKKSGLLMDGEVAIQPEGSEQPFVYRGFQMIDEEKFRETRGDELRKMNQNGMLPLLYAHLFSLGQVRDLFSRQVQQGTGPLPASFQPQATAVQS, encoded by the coding sequence ATGGCGACTGCCGCGCCGACTGCGCTGCCGATTCTGTATAATCAGCTTGAGCCGCTCAATAGCCAGGCGCACGGCTCGCTGAAGGTGCGCGGGATCGAGTCTCTGCCCGCGCTCGCCCAGATCCATGCCATCCCGCTGACGGTGGACGAGTTCTCGTCGGCCCAGCGTCATTACCCGATCATCTTCTCGGTCGGCGACGAGCCGGTGCCGCTGGCGCTGATGGCGCTCAACGAGGGGCTCAACACGTTCGTCGACAAGGACGGCAAGCCGCTCGACAGCAGCGTTTACATGCCGGCCTATCTGCGCCGCTACCCGTTCCTGCTCGCGCGCCTAGCGCCCGACAGCGACGAATTATCGCTCTGCTTCGACCCGACCGCCAATGCGATCGGTGATTTCGAGGACGGCCAGGCGCTGTTCGACGGCGACCAGCCGAGCGAGGCGACCCGCGCCATTCTCGAGTTCTGCGAGCAGTTCGAGCAGGCCGGGCAGCGCACCCAGTTCTTCATGACCGAACTCAAGAAGTCGGGCCTGCTAATGGATGGCGAAGTTGCGATCCAGCCCGAGGGCAGCGAGCAGCCGTTCGTTTATCGCGGTTTCCAGATGATCGACGAAGAGAAGTTCCGCGAGACCCGCGGCGACGAGCTTCGCAAGATGAATCAGAACGGCATGTTGCCGCTGCTCTACGCGCACCTGTTCAGCTTGGGCCAAGTCCGCGACCTGTTCAGCCGTCAGGTGCAGCAGGGCACGGGCCCGCTGCCCGCATCGTTCCAGCCGCAGGCGACCGCCGTCCAGTCGTGA
- a CDS encoding efflux RND transporter permease subunit, with amino-acid sequence MRLSRFFITRPIFAAVIAVLITVMGGIAYFALPVSQYPDIVPPTVTVNASYPGASAETVSSTVAAPIEQEINGVDNMLYMSSQSTGDGRLTITVTFKQGTDLNAAQVLVQNRVAIAAPRLPQEVQRLGIVTRKTSPDFLMVVNLVSPGNKLDRGYMSNYALSQIRDRIARLDGVGDVQLFGSRDYAMRVWIDPDRAAALNLTAGEIVAALQAQNVQVAAGTLGQPPYATGSAYQLNVETQGRLTDPQQFANVVIRSDSDGRQVRVSDVARVELGAADYASNTYLSGQPTVLLGVFQRPGSNALAAAAAVQNEMKAASKSFPPGLEYKVIYNPTEFIAQSIDAVGHTLLEAIGLVVLVIIVFLQRWRAAVIPVVAIPVSLIGTFAVLELVGYSLNSLSLFGLVLAIGIVVDDAIVVVENVERNLAKGMSALEAARTSMDEVAGALVAIVLVLCAVFLPTLFLNGLSGAFYHQFAVTISAATLISLLLSLTLSPALAALLLRPHSHVAPSNRLVALAAAAGDRFNRAFEHFSERYAALTARLVRAPKRMMAAYAVLIAATVGLFTITPTGFIPAQDQGYFLTVIQLPPGSSLERTDAVMRKVVDRILPIKGVEGAVMLAGFDGASQTQAPNAAAAYIPLKSFAEREKLGVKLADIMTEAQKRTGDINEARLLIVPPPLIQGIGSAGGYRMIVQDTGGHSFQQLSGLSWGIIGKANQTPGLKQVYTLFDINTPRVFADIDRTKADLLGVPPERIFEALQVYLGSAFVNDFNLLGRTYHVTAQADAPYRASESDIANLRARSNSGAMVPIGSVATFEDRTGPYRVSRYNGFPAVEIDGDTAPGYSSGQSLDAMDRIASEVLPAGFHTEWTGIAYQQKAAGSTAGLVFAMAVLFIFLVLAAQFESLVLPLSIILIVPMCLLAAMAGVTLRGMDNNVLTQIGLVVLIALAAKNAILIVEFAQQDEAAGMSPIEAAVRAARDRLRPILMTSFAFILGSLPLLVAKGAGAELRQALGTAVFFGMIGVTAFGLIFTPTFYVVCRSLAERSARWRQAPRSGGGEPSLVPAE; translated from the coding sequence ATGCGCCTATCCCGTTTCTTCATCACGCGGCCGATCTTCGCGGCGGTCATTGCGGTGCTAATCACCGTGATGGGCGGCATCGCCTATTTCGCGCTGCCGGTGTCGCAATATCCCGACATCGTGCCGCCGACGGTGACGGTGAACGCCAGCTATCCCGGCGCCTCGGCCGAGACGGTCAGCTCGACGGTGGCGGCGCCGATCGAGCAGGAAATCAACGGCGTCGACAACATGCTCTACATGTCGTCGCAGTCGACCGGCGACGGCCGCCTGACCATAACGGTGACGTTCAAGCAGGGCACCGACCTCAACGCCGCGCAGGTGCTCGTCCAGAACCGCGTCGCGATCGCCGCGCCGCGGCTGCCGCAAGAAGTGCAGCGGCTCGGCATCGTCACCCGCAAGACGTCGCCCGACTTCCTGATGGTCGTGAACCTCGTCTCACCGGGCAACAAGCTCGATCGCGGCTACATGTCCAATTACGCGCTGAGCCAGATCCGCGACCGCATCGCGCGGCTTGACGGGGTCGGCGACGTCCAGCTGTTCGGCTCGCGCGATTATGCCATGCGGGTGTGGATCGATCCCGACCGCGCCGCCGCCCTGAACCTGACCGCCGGCGAGATCGTCGCGGCGCTGCAGGCGCAGAACGTCCAGGTTGCCGCCGGCACGCTCGGCCAGCCGCCCTACGCCACGGGCAGCGCTTACCAGCTCAATGTCGAGACCCAGGGTCGGCTGACCGACCCGCAGCAATTCGCCAACGTCGTCATCCGCAGCGACTCTGACGGCCGCCAGGTCCGCGTGTCCGATGTCGCCCGGGTCGAGCTCGGGGCGGCCGATTACGCCTCCAACACCTATCTGTCGGGTCAGCCGACGGTGCTGCTCGGCGTTTTCCAGCGGCCCGGCTCGAACGCGCTGGCGGCTGCAGCGGCGGTCCAGAACGAGATGAAGGCGGCGTCCAAGTCCTTTCCGCCCGGCCTCGAGTATAAGGTCATCTACAACCCGACCGAGTTCATCGCCCAGTCGATCGACGCCGTCGGCCACACCCTGCTCGAGGCGATCGGGCTGGTGGTGCTGGTGATCATCGTCTTCCTCCAGCGCTGGCGCGCGGCGGTGATCCCGGTGGTTGCGATTCCCGTCTCGCTGATCGGGACCTTCGCGGTGCTAGAGCTGGTCGGCTATTCGCTGAACAGCCTGTCGCTGTTCGGGCTGGTGCTGGCGATCGGCATCGTGGTCGACGACGCCATCGTCGTGGTCGAAAATGTCGAACGCAATCTCGCCAAAGGGATGAGCGCGCTCGAGGCCGCGCGTACCTCGATGGACGAGGTCGCCGGCGCGCTGGTCGCGATCGTGCTGGTGCTGTGCGCGGTGTTCCTGCCGACGCTTTTCCTCAACGGCCTGTCGGGCGCCTTCTACCACCAGTTCGCGGTGACCATCTCGGCCGCCACGCTCATTTCGCTGCTCCTGTCGCTGACCCTGTCGCCGGCGCTGGCAGCGCTGCTGCTCCGCCCGCACAGCCATGTCGCGCCGAGCAATCGGCTGGTCGCGCTGGCGGCTGCGGCCGGCGACCGCTTCAACCGCGCGTTCGAGCATTTCAGCGAGCGTTACGCGGCGTTGACCGCCCGGCTGGTGCGCGCGCCCAAGCGGATGATGGCTGCCTATGCGGTGCTGATCGCGGCCACCGTCGGGCTGTTCACGATAACGCCCACCGGCTTCATCCCCGCGCAGGACCAGGGCTACTTTCTGACCGTCATCCAGCTCCCGCCCGGCTCGTCACTCGAGCGGACCGACGCGGTGATGCGCAAGGTCGTCGACCGGATCCTGCCGATCAAGGGCGTCGAGGGCGCGGTGATGCTCGCCGGCTTCGACGGCGCCTCGCAGACCCAGGCGCCCAACGCCGCCGCCGCCTACATCCCGCTCAAGTCGTTCGCCGAGCGCGAGAAGCTCGGCGTCAAGCTCGCGGACATCATGACCGAGGCGCAGAAGCGCACCGGCGACATCAACGAGGCGCGGCTGCTGATCGTCCCGCCGCCGCTGATCCAAGGCATCGGCTCGGCCGGCGGCTATCGGATGATCGTTCAGGATACCGGCGGTCACAGCTTCCAGCAATTGTCGGGCCTGTCGTGGGGGATCATCGGCAAGGCCAATCAGACCCCAGGCCTCAAGCAGGTCTACACGCTGTTCGACATCAACACGCCGCGGGTGTTTGCCGACATCGACCGGACAAAGGCCGACCTGCTCGGCGTGCCGCCAGAGCGGATTTTCGAGGCGCTCCAGGTCTATCTCGGCTCGGCCTTCGTCAACGATTTCAACTTGCTCGGCCGCACTTACCACGTCACCGCGCAGGCCGACGCCCCCTATCGGGCGAGCGAATCCGACATCGCCAACCTCCGCGCCCGCTCGAACTCGGGCGCGATGGTCCCGATCGGCTCGGTCGCGACCTTCGAGGACCGCACCGGCCCCTATCGCGTCTCACGCTACAACGGCTTCCCAGCGGTCGAGATCGACGGCGACACCGCGCCCGGATATTCGTCTGGCCAGTCGCTCGATGCGATGGACAGGATTGCGTCCGAGGTCCTGCCCGCCGGCTTCCACACCGAGTGGACCGGCATTGCCTATCAGCAGAAGGCCGCCGGAAGCACGGCCGGGCTGGTGTTCGCCATGGCCGTCCTGTTCATCTTCCTTGTGCTCGCGGCGCAGTTCGAGAGCCTGGTGCTTCCGCTGTCGATCATCCTGATCGTGCCGATGTGCCTGCTGGCGGCAATGGCTGGCGTGACCCTCCGCGGCATGGACAACAATGTGCTGACCCAGATCGGCCTGGTGGTGCTGATCGCGCTGGCCGCCAAGAATGCGATCCTGATCGTCGAGTTCGCCCAGCAGGACGAGGCGGCGGGCATGTCGCCGATCGAAGCGGCCGTCCGCGCCGCCCGCGACCGCCTGCGGCCGATCCTGATGACCAGCTTCGCCTTCATCCTCGGCTCGCTGCCGCTGCTGGTAGCAAAGGGCGCCGGCGCCGAGCTCCGCCAGGCATTGGGCACCGCGGTCTTCTTCGGGATGATCGGAGTGACTGCCTTCGGGCTGATCTTCACGCCCACGTTCTACGTGGTCTGCCGCAGCCTCGCCGAACGCAGCGCCCGCTGGCGGCAGGCGCCGCGCTCAGGCGGAGGCGAGCCGAGCCTGGTGCCAGCCGAATAG
- a CDS encoding TetR/AcrR family transcriptional regulator has translation MEALLQRACKGRPREFDVDDALAAALRVFWQKGYEGTSLTDLTEAMGITRPSLYAAFGNKESLFRKALDLYESEKLAYIGEALAAPTSREVAHRLLSGALATQTSECEPRGCLRVISSVTCGAEAESVKADLQARRASSHQAILQRMEQAKADGDLPAHTDVAGITNYLLAVLQGMSVQAGNGATKEQLAEVVRTTIAIWPGK, from the coding sequence ATGGAAGCGCTTCTGCAACGGGCCTGCAAGGGTCGTCCCCGCGAATTCGACGTCGACGATGCGTTGGCGGCAGCGCTACGCGTGTTTTGGCAAAAGGGCTATGAAGGCACCTCGCTGACCGATCTGACCGAGGCGATGGGGATCACCCGCCCGAGTCTCTATGCCGCCTTTGGCAACAAGGAGTCGCTGTTTCGCAAGGCGCTCGACCTCTACGAATCCGAGAAGCTCGCTTATATCGGTGAGGCACTCGCCGCGCCGACTTCGCGCGAAGTCGCCCACCGGCTGCTCAGCGGCGCGCTGGCGACGCAGACCAGTGAATGCGAGCCGCGCGGTTGCCTCCGAGTGATCAGCTCAGTGACCTGCGGCGCGGAAGCCGAATCGGTCAAAGCCGACCTTCAGGCGCGCCGGGCATCGTCGCATCAGGCTATTCTCCAGCGAATGGAACAGGCGAAGGCCGACGGCGATCTGCCGGCGCATACCGACGTCGCGGGCATCACCAATTATCTCCTGGCCGTACTCCAGGGCATGTCCGTGCAGGCCGGCAATGGCGCGACGAAGGAACAGCTGGCCGAGGTCGTCAGGACCACGATCGCCATATGGCCCGGCAAATAG
- the cpdR gene encoding cell cycle two-component system response regulator CpdR, whose translation MFRILLAEDDTSMREYLARALTRVGYDVAAVGCGTEAMPLLEQERFDLLLTDIVMPEMDGIELAQKAAVIDPAIRVMFITGFAAVALQSGRTAPEAKLLSKPFHLKDLVAEVDRIFQTEDQHSRL comes from the coding sequence ATGTTTCGAATCCTGCTGGCCGAAGACGACACTTCGATGCGCGAGTATCTGGCGCGCGCGCTGACCCGCGTCGGTTACGATGTGGCCGCCGTCGGCTGCGGCACCGAGGCGATGCCCCTGCTTGAGCAGGAGCGCTTCGACCTCCTGCTGACCGACATCGTCATGCCCGAGATGGACGGGATCGAGCTGGCGCAGAAGGCGGCGGTGATCGATCCCGCGATCCGGGTGATGTTCATCACGGGCTTCGCCGCCGTCGCGCTGCAAAGCGGCCGCACCGCGCCTGAGGCCAAGCTGCTGAGCAAGCCGTTCCATCTCAAGGACCTCGTCGCCGAGGTCGATCGCATCTTCCAGACCGAAGACCAGCACAGCCGGCTTTAG